A genomic region of Choristoneura fumiferana chromosome 15, NRCan_CFum_1, whole genome shotgun sequence contains the following coding sequences:
- the fid gene encoding class I SAM-dependent methyltransferase fire dancer, translating to MADGAGAEAGAEAGAGESAARGAALERAYVHEVYEQAGEDDDARAPAPGVEAFLNDLDPGSLVCDVGCGNGKHLNVNPSVFAVGGDRCTRLTAHARHHNNEVVACDNLCLPFRDESFDAVLSIAVVHHFATVERRAMALRELARVTRIGGRLLLTVWAMEHEGRNFHSQDVLIPWHRPATLCPPTPTPRRFLSVDHDHNLEPWKSREGSPGSSSLSSPNETCYSFVRRALQRLAGRRSFLPSWGLAAGRIPPRPCLRPEPHAADLPIELRRLDEALPPRLVTQQSDASNTTKSQSLTDIADVEHRALVRSRSSLPSLDVGENEPPPKEPSPPETIEPRKKPRLVKQKKSINEDDADEDLDKPTDMKSMVEEMPNFKIHTPRLSSKRLGVFKQTSLNEELMSVERLREKEHLRKNIQKQASLNEEYLYRRPGALDSLRDSIFSTSANTAKKFQSLKNGLTSKFKTSTTNIDKVTVFVRMLQGWKNHGPVPEVPTPGDNNTGSEKNFPERRHSKEDGSDSSKDSSLQSDTSVDSEDSFASVIYVPKADGSGDPLSPTPLSPGPTSPRLKVSSVPTSPRMKSSPGLPSPRIKQAFPLIRPPASPSAVQASGSVNKILVAQYSLKNYTTSSTVCTDLMKPQSKSQPNSPPKSDSDEKLGKPLVTLPEPLPIINKIPAPIEIFEEIDPIPPIKEEEETTPSDVTKELLAEISKDIEVIHKLTAENNQMLPRVILQDVKPYPKITLQTVAELPEIPQFRPKEPRKSPTNDNLDSRTADRKRKERIRQIKEMLNKGIPPTTVNSNRKPPFPIVRVNRKSEAIAKSHPKLMSLELFNPATDDVDSDSSGVSSPDSVDSVISVVPEELRKTAMEKDLPNPSIVEPKNETEEIQPPKSPSVSPASQNLLEAAAEVANYLDETCETVIQSSPRSKRKMLEKLESTEAMAIVQGASSSSSSSNWSLNKLSPGDLRILEDKSRSHTSSSGGSSSSLERLSPGRRSKDRSPKLGSTSNSTWSLNRLSPNRPEGQSLDENLSKSHRSPTRIPYDSVSMSSTDSEKSISKSESFNRIQNEPLVTCKSDMLAKDDDWMTDQQERGHHLTEFAEKLSEKLLQEIDQYSKRINEEDFDLPSSSSSEKSISLRLKREEEDRNTQKILDELSDSLQHLDDPYINKMGSEIKGLNKLSAEIQERQKYITSLNDSQETDLTKLFPKCGSKLKSKKRAKDVDPIINKYRELKKSMKVTSEEDIYLNNCANIHYNVTKHITDDKLPDIETKNPDDDSAICSSNGNPEITIDSGAYDTSQSLETGYSLESEISVDSLCTDKRSSLKVGQSTDSSDLDKMEISPESITSRSSASTAPLKSGFSIESSDTYAGSDWSRRDKTGSTASLGCASLASLPSCSECSKDRKLLETRSSSEDTATAPAPLRAAPHAPLLPSLSDGSDSLPSEGGAVTYHRYYHVFKRGELDQLIEQYVESLHVVSSYYDQASWCVVAEKVQVWTI from the exons ATGGCGGATGGCGCGGGCGCGGAGGCGGGCGCGGAGGCGGGCGCGGGCGAGtccgcggcgcgcggcgcggcgctcgAGCGGGCGTACGTCCACGAGGTGTATGAGCAGGCCGGCGAGGACGAcgatgcgcgcgcgccggcgcccGGCGTCGAAGCCTTCCTCAACGACCTGGATCCTGGCAGCCTTGTGTGCGATGTCG GTTGCGGAAACGGCAAGCACCTCAACGTGAATCCGTCCGTGTTCGCGGTGGGCGGCGATCGCTGCACGCGACTGACAGCGCACGCGCGTCATCACAACAAtgag GTGGTGGCATGTGACAACCTGTGCCTCCCGTTCCGCGACGAGTCGTTCGACGCCGTGCTGTCCATAGCCGTGGTGCACCACTTCGCCACCGTGGAGCGCCGCGCTATGGCCCTGCGAGAACTGGCCAGGGTCACCAGGATCGGCGGGCGGCTGTTGCTCACTGTCTGGGCCATGGAGCACGAGGGACGGAATTTCCATTCGCAG gatGTACTGATCCCTTGGCACCGGCCCGCCACACTGTGCCCACCCACACCAACACCGCGCCGCTTTCTCTCCGTTGATCATGACCA CAACTTAGAGCCGTGGAAAAGTCGCGAGGGTTCGCCAGGTTCCTCGTCGCTGTCGTCACCCAACGAGACGTGCTACTCATTCGTCCGTCGCGCGCTGCAACGGCTTGCCGGCCGCCGCTCGTTCCTGCCATCGTGGGGCCTCGCGGCCGGCCGCATCCCGCCAAGACCTTGCCTGCGCCCCGAGCCCCACGCCGCCGACCTACCCATCGAACTCCGAAGACTCGACGAAGCTCTCCCACCCAGACTCGTCACGCAACAATCCGACGCCTCAAACACCACGAAGTCACAAAGCCTAACAGATATCGCTGACGTCGAACACCGAGCTCTAGTCCGATCCCGCTCCAGTCTTCCCAGTTTAGACGTGGGCGAAAACGAACCACCGCCCAAGGAACCATCACCACCAGAAACCATTGAACCACGAAAGAAACCACGCCTAGTTAAACAAAAGAAATCCATTAACGAGGATGACGCGGATGAAGATTTAGATAAGCCGACAGACATGAAGAGTATGGTCGAGGAGATGCCTAACTTTAAAATTCATACGCCCAGACTATCATCGAAGAGACTCGGTGTATTTAAACAGACTTCTCTCAATGAGGAGCTGATGTCCGTCGAACGGTTACGTGAGAAGGAGCATCtgagaaaaaatatacagaaGCAAGCGTCACTTAATGAGGAATACCTTTATCGTCGACCGGGGGCGCTGGACTCATTACGCGACTCAATATTCTCTACGTCAGCGAATACGGCAAAGAAATTTCAATCACTCAAAAACGGCCTCACTAGTAAGTTTAAAACGTCTACAACGAATATAGATAAAGTAACCGTGTTTGTGAGAATGCTTCAGGGTTGGAAAAACCACGGACCCGTGCCAGAAGTTCCTACACCAGGCGACAATAATACTGGAAGTGAGAAAAATTTCCCAGAGAGAAGACATTCTAAAGAAGATGGCTCGGATTCCTCTAAAGACAGCAGTCTACAAAGTGATACTAGTGTCGATTCTGAGGATAGTTTTGCATCAGTGATTTATGTTCCCAAAGCTGACGGTTCCGGTGATCCTTTATCTCCAACGCCATTATCTCCTGGACCAACGTCACCTAGACTCAAAGTATCATCTGTGCCGACTTCTCCAAGAATGAAAAGCTCACCAGGTCTACCGTCTCCAAGAATAAAGCAAGCCTTCCCGTTGATTCGGCCACCGGCATCGCCTAGTGCTGTTCAAGCTTCTGGGTCTGTCAACAAAATACTTGTAGCACAATATAGTCTTAAAAATTATACTACTTCAAGTACCGTGTGTACCGATCTTATGAAGCCACAATCAAAAAGCCAACCAAATTCACCTCCGAAATCTGATTCAGATGAAAAATTAGGCAAACCATTAGTAACATTACCTGAACCACTTCcaattatcaacaaaataccAGCTCCAATCGAAATATTTGAAGAAATAGATCCCATACCACCGATAAAAGAAGAGGAAGAAACAACACCATCGGACGTTACCAAGGAATTACTTGCAGAAATCAGTAAGGATATTGAAGTAATTCATAAATTGACAGCTGAAAATAACCAAATGTTACCACGAGTAATTCTGCAAGATGTAAAGCCGTATCCTAAGATAACGTTACAAACAGTTGCGGAACTGCCAGAAATACCGCAATTCAGACCAAAAGAACCGCGTAAATCACCAACTAACGATAATTTAGATTCAAGAACTGCAGATCGGAAGCGAAAGGAGAGGATAAGACAGATCAAAGAAATGCTTAATAAGGGTATTCCACCAACTACTGTTAACAGCAATAGAAAGCCACCTTTTCCAATAGTTCGCGTGAATAGAAAATCCGAAGCAATCGCAAAGAGCCATCCTAAGCTGATGTCCCTTGAACTATTCAACCCTGCTACTGATGATGTTGATAGTGATTCAAGCGGAGTTTCATCACCCGATTCTGTCGACAGCGTTATAAGTGTCGTCCCAGAAGAATTGCGAAAAACTGCGATGGAAAAAG ATCTCCCCAATCCTTCAATAGTCGAGCCTAAAAACGAGACAGAAGAAATCCAACCACCGAAATCACCATCAGTATCGCCAGCTTCGCAAAATCTGTTGGAAGCAGCAGCAGAAGTCGCAAATTATTTAGACGAAACCTGCGAAACTGTCATACAATCCAGCCCAAGgtcaaaaagaaaaatgttagaAAAACTGGAGAGTACGGAGGCAATGGCCATCGTGCAAGGAGCATCAAGTAGTAGCAGCAGTAGCAATTGGAGTCTCAACAAACTGTCTCCTGGTGATCTCAGAATTTTGGAAGACAAGTCCCGGTCACACACTAGCTCAAGCGGAGGGAGCTCATCCAGTCTAGAACGATTGTCACCAGGTAGAAGATCAAAAGATCGATCACCAAAACTCGGAAGTACAAGCAACTCTACCTGGAGTCTAAATAGATTGTCTCCTAACAGACCTGAAGGTCAATCGTTAGACGAAAATCTCAGCAAGAGCCATAGGAGTCCAACGAGAATACCCTATGATTCAGTATCTATGTCCAGCACCGATTCTGAAAAATCAATATCTAAATCAGAGAGCTTCAATAGAATACAGAACGAGCCTCTAGTAACATGCAAGTCGGATATGTTAGCTAAAGACGACGACTGGATGACTGATCAGCAAGAACGCGGTCATCATTTGACTGAATTTGCTGAAAAACTTAGTGAGAAACTTCTGCAGGAAATCGACCAGTACTCGAAACGAATCAATGAAGAAGACTTTGATTTGCCAAGCAGCAGTAGTAGTGAGAAAAGTATATCATTAAGACTAAAACGAGAAGAGGAAGATAGAAACACTCAAAAGATCCTTGATGAACTCTCAGATAGTTTACAGCACCTCGACGAtccatatataaataaaatgggaAGTGAGATAAAAGGATTAAATAAGTTAAGTGCTGAAATTCAGGAAAGACAGAAATACATAACATCTTTGAACGACTCACAAGAGACAGATTTGACTAAACTATTTCCAAAATGTGGttcgaaattaaaaagtaaaaagagaGCAAAGGATGTTGATCcgatcataaataaatacagagAACTTAAGAAGAGCATGAAAGTAACGAGCGAAGAGGACATATATCTCAACAACTGTGCCAACATCCACTACAACGTAACGAAACACATTACAGACGACAAACTACCCGACATAGAAACTAAAAACCCGGATGACGATAGCGCTATATGTTCGAGCAACGGAAATCCAGAAATAACAATCGACTCTGGCGCTTATGACACTAGCCAATCACTGGAAACCGGCTACTCTCTCGAATCAGAAATAAGCGTAGACTCATTATGTACCGATAAAAGATCTTCGCTGAAAGTCGGGCAGTCAACAGATTCCAGCGACTTGGATAAGATGGAGATAAGTCCAGAGTCCATCACATCTCGTTCCAGTGCCAGCACGGCGCCATTGAAGTCCGGATTTTCTATTGAATCGAGCGACACCTATGCGGGCAGTGATTGGAGTCGGCGAGATAAAACTGGCAGTACAGCGTCCCTCGGCTGTGCAAGTTTAGCTTCCCTGCCTTCGTGCAGTGAATGCTCTAAGGATAGGAAGTTGTTGGAGACGCGATCATCCTCGGAAGACACGGCCACGGCGCCAGCGCCACTGCGGGCTGCGCCGCACGCTCCCCTGCTGCCTTCCCTTAGCGACGGCTCTGACAGCTTGCCCTCCGAAGGCGGCGCCGTTACCTACCACAGGTACTACCACGTCTTCAAGCGAGGGGAACTAGACCAACTCATCGAACAATACGTAGAGAGTCTGCATGTTGTCTCCTCGTACTATGACCAGGCCAGCTGGTGTGTGGTTGCGGAAAAAGTTCAAGTGTGGACTATTTAA